Proteins from a single region of Nitrospirota bacterium:
- a CDS encoding 6-phosphofructokinase: MKKEVVAIVVGGGPAPGINGVISAATIEAINEGKEVIGIYGGFKSLFAGDKQSAIPLTIEDVSRIHTTGGSILRTSRDTAEVAKARFPVLLQTLKALKVRYLITIGGDGTAYMARWIERESRGRVSVVHVPKTIDNDLTLPGGRSSFGYHTARHWGVEIVKNIMEDARTTGRWYFISTMGRNAGHLALGIGKAVGATITLIPEEFAENGIPLQKVSDILEGAIVKRLAHGKDHGIAVLAEGISAKVDEQQLRACDDIKSDEVGRMRLSEIQLGRIMSDMVQESLGARGLHMTIVHKTIGYELRAADPVPYDIEYTRDLGYGAVRFLLSGGTGSMITLDEGRLRPVSFVEMADPATGKTKVRLVDINSEAYEVGRKYMIRLEKEDFDPRNIDALAKAARMTAAEFRSRFGYLIN, encoded by the coding sequence ATGAAAAAAGAGGTTGTAGCAATTGTTGTCGGTGGCGGCCCGGCTCCTGGCATTAACGGGGTCATCAGCGCAGCGACCATAGAGGCCATTAATGAAGGCAAGGAAGTTATCGGTATTTACGGAGGGTTCAAGAGCCTTTTTGCCGGTGACAAACAGAGCGCCATACCCCTGACGATCGAGGATGTTTCCCGGATTCATACTACGGGCGGTTCTATTCTCAGGACATCCCGCGACACTGCCGAGGTTGCGAAGGCGCGCTTCCCGGTTCTGCTTCAAACCCTGAAGGCCCTGAAGGTCCGGTATCTCATTACGATCGGCGGTGACGGCACGGCATACATGGCGCGCTGGATCGAACGGGAGTCGCGGGGCAGGGTCTCTGTCGTGCACGTGCCCAAGACGATCGACAACGACCTCACGCTTCCTGGCGGCAGGTCATCCTTTGGGTATCATACGGCGCGCCACTGGGGCGTGGAGATCGTAAAGAATATCATGGAGGATGCCAGGACCACGGGCAGGTGGTATTTTATCTCTACGATGGGAAGGAACGCCGGTCACCTTGCGCTGGGTATCGGCAAGGCGGTTGGCGCCACGATAACGCTGATACCTGAAGAATTCGCTGAAAACGGCATACCCCTTCAAAAGGTTTCCGATATTCTGGAGGGGGCTATTGTCAAGAGGCTTGCTCATGGCAAGGATCATGGCATTGCGGTGCTTGCGGAGGGAATCTCGGCAAAGGTTGACGAACAGCAACTCAGAGCCTGTGACGATATCAAGTCTGATGAGGTCGGCAGGATGCGGCTTTCGGAGATCCAGCTTGGAAGGATCATGAGTGATATGGTGCAGGAAAGTCTTGGGGCACGGGGACTGCATATGACCATAGTACATAAGACGATCGGCTACGAACTGAGAGCAGCTGATCCGGTCCCTTATGATATTGAATACACGCGCGACCTTGGCTACGGCGCTGTCCGATTTCTTCTAAGCGGAGGGACCGGCTCCATGATAACCCTTGACGAAGGCAGGCTCAGACCTGTTTCTTTTGTCGAAATGGCAGACCCTGCAACCGGCAAGACAAAGGTGCGCCTTGTTGATATAAACTCGGAGGCCTATGAAGTCGGCAGAAAATATATGATACGCCTCGAAAAAGAGGACTTTGACCCCCGAAATATCGATGCGCTGGCAAAGGCGGCCCGTATGACAGCCGCCGAGTTCAGAAGCCGCTTCGGCTATCTTATTAATTAA
- a CDS encoding YjbQ family protein, with amino-acid sequence MVRYINVKSKTRTEFVDVTEKIQEAVKEAGISNGICYLFVPHTTAGITINEGADPSVQRDIQTYLNKVIPFEGDYHHREGNSSAHIKAAVVGVASHVFVDEGKLVLGTWQSIFFCEFDGPRHRRVALKFTSTDKKQA; translated from the coding sequence GTGGTCAGGTATATAAACGTAAAGAGCAAAACAAGAACCGAGTTTGTCGATGTGACGGAAAAGATACAGGAAGCGGTCAAGGAAGCAGGCATTTCCAATGGCATCTGCTATCTCTTTGTGCCGCACACAACAGCGGGTATTACGATCAATGAGGGCGCTGACCCGTCTGTGCAGCGCGATATCCAGACCTACCTGAACAAAGTCATCCCCTTTGAGGGAGACTATCATCACCGCGAGGGCAACTCATCAGCGCATATTAAGGCTGCTGTGGTCGGCGTCGCCTCTCATGTGTTTGTTGACGAAGGCAAGCTCGTGTTAGGCACCTGGCAGTCCATCTTCTTCTGCGAGTTCGACGGGCCGAGACACAGACGGGTTGCTCTTAAGTTCACCAGCACCGACAAGAAGCAGGCATAG
- the lpxK gene encoding tetraacyldisaccharide 4'-kinase, with product MNIAEYLYYLGLSAKKFLSLKNQKRLPHRVISIGNITLGGTGKTPAAIAVAEEAKKRGFQPVILTRGYKGTATGPCFVTKGEKPLLTAAQAGDEPLLMAEMLKGVPIVKGADRYEAGMFAIKELSGEHSGSVDQQSTEAVQLQIPNPQSPIPLFILDDGFQHWKLYRDRDIVLIDSRNPFGNRKLFPVGRLREPLTGLKRADVIMITKAEREDAGLIAEIRQYNNHAPVFFSLHRITAVRTGAGERKTPDWLRNRKIFCFCGLADPEAFRNTLSGSGAEVAGLKAFRDHHRYAQEDMEAIRKECATSGASWIVTTDKDMVKLRNLDLPENILIIEIAFIADQPFFESVFA from the coding sequence ATGAATATCGCTGAATACCTCTATTATCTCGGGCTTTCCGCAAAGAAGTTTCTGTCGCTGAAGAACCAAAAGAGACTGCCTCACCGGGTGATCAGCATCGGCAACATCACGCTGGGCGGGACCGGCAAGACGCCCGCTGCAATCGCTGTAGCGGAAGAGGCGAAAAAGCGCGGATTCCAGCCGGTAATTCTTACGCGCGGATACAAGGGGACTGCTACCGGGCCATGTTTTGTGACAAAAGGGGAAAAGCCGCTCCTTACCGCAGCGCAGGCCGGCGACGAGCCGCTCCTGATGGCCGAAATGCTCAAAGGAGTTCCGATCGTAAAAGGCGCTGACCGGTATGAGGCAGGGATGTTTGCAATCAAAGAGTTAAGTGGCGAACATTCAGGGTCCGTGGATCAGCAAAGCACGGAAGCTGTTCAATTGCAAATACCTAATCCCCAATCCCCAATCCCTCTCTTTATCCTCGACGACGGGTTTCAGCACTGGAAACTGTACCGGGACCGGGACATCGTACTTATCGACTCAAGAAACCCTTTCGGCAACCGGAAACTGTTTCCTGTCGGCAGACTAAGGGAGCCGTTGACCGGACTCAAGAGGGCCGATGTTATCATGATCACCAAGGCAGAGCGGGAAGATGCCGGTCTTATTGCGGAGATAAGACAATACAATAATCATGCTCCGGTCTTTTTTTCTCTGCACCGCATTACCGCAGTGAGAACAGGGGCAGGGGAGAGAAAAACTCCTGATTGGCTGCGAAACAGAAAGATCTTCTGCTTCTGCGGGTTGGCAGATCCTGAAGCGTTCAGAAATACGTTGTCAGGTTCGGGGGCGGAAGTGGCAGGCCTGAAGGCATTTCGCGACCATCATCGCTACGCTCAGGAGGATATGGAGGCGATAAGAAAAGAGTGTGCGACTTCAGGTGCATCCTGGATTGTTACGACAGACAAGGATATGGTAAAGCTGAGAAATCTTGATTTGCCGGAGAATATTCTTATAATAGAAATTGCATTCATTGCAGACCAGCCTTTTTTTGAGAGCGTGTTTGCATAG
- a CDS encoding DUF2207 domain-containing protein: MIRKILVAVMLLLILIVIIGLVGLFGLGKQINAPGLDDLMSRIIGRNQQGDGPASDTTLPWNIEGIAGTWTGVSETDGTTWQFTFEKNFAVRADSSSGYFNQGTAFVHWKLGLTDGFVRVPPGWAPLDIDVIDSTEPGHRNKSSLGAFSLRGEVLKYCFSTPGNLIRPINDISRKDIRCFDLVRRSAVAKSPSVSPSPPQRPVRPKAESEPSSRDVKSLRVRSFHADIHIQSDGNIRVKETMKVHTGGITVQRKEGALLTGIYRAIGGRVQGQHAYYRLMGFEMKAAGLDGQPIPYTVQTSGRWFTHYVFLGPEQLTLTPGLHEFTLEYTVDRHIRFLSDHDELFWWVFGEGMHGWLDSVETVSTTVILPYGNSGIIASLEDHSWNAGTGKIPGLLAAAAASEAAGVLHYEKVLSKKQPYLSVVVSLPKGAVSGPDPDQRVVFFLRDMSAYWPGLLGLTLFFAYYIFAWVRVGRDPEASSIVPRYRPPAGCSPGIARRLITMGYDRTAFSASLLNLAAEGIVRIASQAGRYFVERTEKQAVGLAPDEEALLDALFKGSSGSAHQQSRQELDAITIHRAYRAHRRALRLMVNRQYFTQNLLYLIPAFLLSLGVAAINAEIVDIGGTYIRELAGLGLWTLLTGFITRFLVRKKVLELRKPSKLVYLAALFPIMLYAVAVAVSQSVDVFNIMKFMFLAPLFIMMTGHVVFLFLLRAPTELGRKALDEIEGFRVFLAAAEGDRLDRMNPPEKTPALFQAYLSYALALGVENRWSEQFSGEIDETYTLPPLDLFLSAISRLFTKKS, translated from the coding sequence ATGATCCGTAAAATCCTTGTTGCGGTAATGCTGTTGCTTATCCTGATCGTGATCATCGGGTTAGTCGGCCTGTTCGGTCTTGGCAAGCAGATCAATGCTCCCGGTCTTGATGACCTGATGTCCCGCATTATCGGCCGGAATCAGCAGGGAGACGGTCCTGCGTCTGATACAACGTTGCCCTGGAACATCGAGGGGATCGCAGGAACATGGACCGGTGTGAGCGAGACCGACGGCACAACCTGGCAGTTTACCTTCGAAAAGAATTTTGCCGTGCGCGCTGACAGTTCCTCCGGCTATTTCAATCAGGGAACCGCATTTGTGCACTGGAAACTCGGGCTGACCGACGGCTTTGTCAGGGTGCCGCCGGGATGGGCCCCTCTTGATATTGATGTGATTGATTCGACAGAGCCCGGCCACCGGAACAAATCTTCTTTAGGAGCCTTTTCTTTAAGGGGGGAAGTGCTGAAATATTGTTTCAGCACACCCGGAAATCTTATTCGTCCGATCAATGATATTTCGCGCAAAGACATCAGATGCTTCGATCTTGTCCGCAGAAGCGCAGTTGCAAAGAGTCCCTCTGTATCTCCTTCTCCTCCTCAGCGTCCGGTTCGGCCGAAAGCCGAATCCGAACCTTCTTCACGCGATGTGAAGTCTCTGCGCGTGAGGAGTTTTCATGCAGACATCCATATCCAGTCTGACGGGAATATCCGGGTGAAGGAGACGATGAAGGTCCATACCGGCGGGATTACTGTGCAGCGGAAAGAAGGTGCACTGCTTACCGGCATTTACCGGGCCATTGGCGGACGCGTTCAGGGGCAGCATGCCTATTACCGGCTGATGGGATTTGAGATGAAAGCCGCAGGGCTCGACGGCCAGCCGATACCGTATACGGTGCAGACATCGGGCCGCTGGTTTACTCATTACGTTTTTTTAGGACCTGAACAGCTTACCCTGACACCGGGTCTTCACGAATTTACTCTCGAATATACGGTGGACCGGCATATCAGATTCCTTTCTGACCACGATGAGCTTTTCTGGTGGGTCTTTGGCGAAGGCATGCATGGTTGGCTGGACTCCGTAGAGACCGTGAGCACGACGGTCATTCTTCCCTACGGGAATTCCGGCATTATTGCAAGTCTTGAGGACCACTCCTGGAATGCCGGCACAGGAAAGATTCCGGGACTGCTTGCAGCGGCTGCTGCATCAGAGGCGGCCGGCGTTCTTCACTACGAGAAGGTACTTTCGAAGAAGCAGCCCTATCTTTCGGTTGTCGTGAGCCTGCCCAAAGGTGCGGTAAGCGGGCCTGATCCGGACCAGCGCGTCGTCTTCTTCCTTCGGGACATGAGCGCCTATTGGCCGGGACTGTTGGGTCTCACGCTCTTTTTTGCTTACTATATTTTTGCATGGGTACGCGTCGGCAGGGACCCGGAGGCATCTTCAATTGTGCCTCGTTACAGACCGCCTGCAGGCTGTTCTCCCGGGATTGCCCGCCGCCTCATCACAATGGGCTATGACCGCACCGCTTTTTCCGCTTCACTCCTGAATCTGGCAGCTGAGGGTATTGTCAGGATCGCCTCTCAGGCAGGAAGGTATTTTGTGGAGAGAACGGAAAAGCAGGCTGTCGGTCTTGCTCCTGATGAAGAGGCCCTCCTTGATGCGCTCTTCAAGGGTTCATCAGGCAGTGCTCATCAGCAAAGCAGGCAGGAGCTTGATGCCATAACGATCCATCGGGCTTATCGTGCCCACCGCCGCGCTCTGCGGCTGATGGTGAACAGACAATATTTTACGCAGAATCTGCTTTACCTGATACCTGCCTTCCTGCTCTCGCTCGGCGTTGCTGCGATCAATGCTGAGATCGTCGATATAGGAGGAACGTATATCAGGGAGTTGGCCGGTCTTGGTCTCTGGACCTTGCTGACCGGATTTATTACACGCTTTCTGGTAAGGAAAAAAGTCCTCGAACTGAGGAAGCCTTCGAAGCTTGTATACCTCGCTGCCCTTTTTCCTATAATGCTCTATGCGGTTGCTGTCGCGGTCAGCCAGAGCGTTGATGTCTTTAATATCATGAAGTTTATGTTCCTTGCGCCGCTTTTTATCATGATGACTGGACATGTGGTATTCCTTTTTCTTCTAAGGGCTCCTACAGAGCTCGGCAGAAAGGCGCTCGATGAGATCGAAGGCTTCAGGGTTTTTCTCGCCGCCGCCGAGGGCGACCGGCTTGACCGGATGAATCCGCCCGAAAAGACACCGGCCCTGTTTCAGGCCTATCTATCGTATGCCCTTGCGCTTGGCGTGGAAAACCGCTGGTCAGAACAGTTCTCCGGAGAAATCGATGAGACCTATACGCTGCCGCCGCTTGACCTCTTCCTGTCTGCGATATCCAGGCTTTTTACCAAAAAAAGCTGA
- a CDS encoding 3-deoxy-D-manno-octulosonic acid transferase codes for MFLLYSILYSLALLILFLPQYLKRPAEIRKKWLHDKFGFFDRSLLMAHSSPIWIHAVSVGEVNAAIPFLRKLKKVYPDVPVILSTITDTGQEVARQKAPEGTHLVYLPFDLRIILKRCFEKIRPRLFIVMETELWPNIFRVAAERNIPVIVLNGRISEKSSRGYQKASFFMHKVLEHVKLFCMQSPSDAERIKSIGAQESKVMVSGNFKFDMEISQDIPFWMKEVQGQVIVAGSTHAGEEQIIIDAYRENVYLFPGLKLIIAPRHPERFKEAEDVIRKSDIRYIKRSELEVEGVEPGPKKFNILLLDTVGELTAVYGIADIAIMGKSIEGVGGQNPLEPAYWGKPIICGQHMENFPFIKDFYAAGAAFEVTSTGLAKKIKELLMQPEKAKSAGEKARALYLKNSGAVDRAMKVVEGFVKAPSA; via the coding sequence ATGTTTCTGCTATACAGCATTCTTTACTCATTGGCCCTCCTGATCCTGTTTCTGCCGCAGTATCTGAAAAGACCTGCGGAAATCAGGAAAAAATGGCTGCATGACAAATTCGGTTTTTTTGACCGCTCACTGCTCATGGCTCATTCCTCACCAATCTGGATCCATGCGGTTTCAGTCGGTGAGGTTAATGCGGCAATCCCCTTTCTGAGGAAACTGAAAAAAGTATATCCGGATGTCCCTGTCATTCTTTCTACCATCACCGACACCGGGCAGGAGGTTGCGAGGCAAAAAGCCCCTGAAGGCACGCATCTGGTCTATCTTCCCTTTGACCTGCGGATCATCCTTAAGCGCTGTTTTGAAAAGATCAGGCCGAGGCTTTTCATTGTCATGGAGACTGAACTCTGGCCAAATATTTTCAGGGTAGCGGCCGAAAGGAATATCCCGGTCATTGTCCTGAACGGCCGGATATCGGAGAAGTCCTCAAGGGGATATCAAAAGGCATCTTTTTTTATGCATAAGGTCCTGGAGCATGTGAAGCTCTTCTGCATGCAGAGCCCTTCAGATGCTGAAAGAATAAAGTCTATCGGCGCTCAAGAGAGCAAAGTGATGGTGTCAGGCAATTTCAAGTTTGACATGGAGATTTCGCAGGATATTCCTTTCTGGATGAAAGAGGTGCAGGGCCAGGTGATCGTTGCAGGAAGCACGCATGCAGGCGAGGAGCAGATCATAATCGACGCCTACCGCGAGAACGTCTATCTCTTTCCCGGGCTGAAACTGATCATTGCCCCGCGTCATCCTGAACGGTTCAAAGAGGCAGAAGACGTAATCAGGAAATCTGACATCAGGTATATCAAGCGCTCTGAGCTTGAAGTGGAGGGTGTAGAACCGGGCCCAAAGAAATTCAATATCCTGCTGCTTGATACGGTGGGAGAACTGACTGCGGTATACGGCATTGCCGATATAGCGATCATGGGCAAGAGCATTGAAGGCGTCGGCGGTCAGAACCCGCTTGAGCCTGCATACTGGGGCAAGCCGATCATCTGCGGCCAGCATATGGAAAACTTTCCTTTTATCAAAGATTTCTATGCTGCAGGCGCTGCCTTTGAGGTCACCTCAACCGGTCTTGCGAAAAAGATCAAAGAACTTCTGATGCAGCCGGAAAAGGCGAAGTCAGCAGGGGAAAAAGCACGTGCCCTGTATCTGAAAAACTCCGGGGCCGTTGACCGGGCAATGAAGGTTGTGGAGGGTTTTGTGAAGGCACCTTCAGCATAG
- the lpxB gene encoding lipid-A-disaccharide synthase, with protein sequence MSETVMIVAGETSGELYGALLADALKKKVPHLRIIGIGGERMQAAGVELLSGIASAFGLTEALSSLKALKETFRKASEAFRKSRPSVLVLIDYPDFNLRLAAEARKQNIPVLYYVSPQVWAWREGRVKKIAKLVDRMAVILPFEEKIYRDTGLAAEFVGHPILDEMLQIQPDKKTLKAELGLDPEMPLLALLPGSRPHELQRLLPLLLDAVKQANYELPGYQYCLPFAPNTDLIQHKALIDCLQHEGVMINKGKSLKTLAASDYAVIASGTATLQAVLLGLPLVVVYKVFPLTFWLAKRIIKVKHVSLVNILSGSEVVRELLQKDATVENIMLELKRLITDSAYRAEMQKSYDDVRRVFIEKHASDRVSDMVIEMAGWKK encoded by the coding sequence ATGTCTGAAACGGTCATGATCGTTGCAGGCGAGACCTCAGGAGAACTCTATGGAGCGCTCCTTGCAGACGCCCTGAAAAAAAAAGTCCCTCACCTCAGGATCATCGGCATCGGCGGTGAAAGGATGCAGGCAGCCGGGGTTGAGCTTCTCTCCGGTATCGCAAGCGCCTTTGGCCTTACAGAGGCGCTCTCTTCCCTGAAGGCCCTTAAAGAGACATTCAGAAAAGCTTCAGAGGCATTTAGGAAATCTCGTCCCTCGGTCCTTGTTCTTATCGATTACCCTGACTTCAATCTCCGTCTTGCCGCAGAGGCACGGAAGCAGAATATCCCAGTCCTTTATTACGTGAGTCCGCAGGTATGGGCATGGAGAGAGGGCAGGGTGAAGAAGATCGCAAAACTGGTCGACCGGATGGCAGTCATCCTTCCTTTTGAGGAAAAGATCTATCGTGATACCGGTCTTGCCGCAGAGTTTGTCGGACATCCGATCCTTGACGAGATGTTGCAGATTCAGCCGGATAAGAAGACGTTAAAGGCGGAGCTGGGACTCGACCCGGAGATGCCGCTTTTAGCGCTTCTTCCCGGCAGCAGGCCCCATGAGCTGCAGCGACTTCTTCCCCTGCTCCTTGATGCGGTGAAGCAGGCCAACTATGAACTCCCGGGATATCAATACTGCCTTCCCTTTGCTCCAAACACTGATCTTATTCAGCATAAGGCCCTTATCGACTGCCTGCAGCATGAAGGCGTGATGATCAATAAGGGCAAGTCCCTCAAGACTCTCGCGGCATCCGACTATGCGGTTATCGCCTCGGGCACGGCAACGCTTCAGGCAGTGCTTCTTGGTCTGCCGCTTGTGGTTGTATACAAGGTGTTTCCCCTTACCTTCTGGCTCGCCAAACGCATTATAAAAGTAAAGCATGTATCACTCGTCAATATCCTTTCCGGGAGTGAGGTCGTCAGGGAACTCCTCCAGAAAGATGCGACGGTTGAAAATATCATGCTTGAGCTGAAGCGCTTGATAACTGATTCTGCGTACCGGGCAGAAATGCAGAAGTCGTATGACGATGTGCGGAGGGTATTTATTGAAAAACATGCCTCAGACCGGGTATCGGACATGGTTATCGAGATGGCAGGCTGGAAGAAATAA
- a CDS encoding DegT/DnrJ/EryC1/StrS family aminotransferase, which yields MVPMIDLKKQFADIKDEVLGTVTDILESAHYILGPRVSEFEKKVAAYHGVSEAIGVASGTDALHLAVEALGIGDGDEVITTPFTFFATAEAVIYTGATPVFVDIDPETMNIDPAKIEAKITENTKAIIPVHIFGHPADMDKIMAIAKKHNLHVIEDCAQSFGADINGRKTGSFGDVGCFSFYPSKNLGAFGDAGMVTLNDAELVDRIRVLRNHGSKGAYKHESVGFNSRLDELQAGILLVKFRRIDDYNRRRRENAALYNTYISDAVLKPVEKPGMTHVYHQYTLRSVQRDRIQQALREKEISSVVYYPIPLHLQEALSFLGHKEGDFPVAEDAASKVFSLPMYPELEEKTIKEIAEIINNV from the coding sequence ATGGTTCCGATGATAGATCTGAAAAAACAGTTCGCCGACATAAAGGATGAGGTGCTCGGCACCGTAACCGATATCCTCGAAAGTGCGCACTATATTCTTGGCCCGCGGGTATCGGAGTTCGAGAAAAAGGTTGCTGCGTACCACGGCGTGTCTGAGGCGATCGGTGTTGCATCCGGCACGGATGCCCTGCATCTTGCGGTGGAAGCTCTTGGCATTGGTGACGGAGACGAGGTGATCACAACGCCCTTCACCTTCTTTGCAACGGCCGAGGCCGTGATCTACACCGGGGCCACACCGGTCTTTGTCGATATCGATCCGGAGACGATGAACATCGACCCTGCAAAGATCGAGGCGAAGATTACCGAAAACACAAAAGCGATTATTCCTGTCCATATCTTCGGCCATCCGGCAGACATGGACAAGATCATGGCGATCGCAAAGAAACATAATCTGCATGTCATCGAAGACTGCGCCCAGTCGTTCGGTGCAGATATCAACGGCAGAAAGACAGGCAGTTTTGGTGACGTCGGCTGTTTCAGCTTCTACCCGAGCAAGAACCTCGGCGCGTTCGGCGATGCCGGTATGGTGACCCTGAATGACGCGGAGCTTGTTGACAGGATCAGGGTGCTTAGGAACCACGGCTCAAAGGGTGCCTATAAACATGAGTCTGTCGGCTTCAACAGCAGGCTCGATGAACTGCAGGCAGGCATCCTTTTGGTGAAGTTCAGGAGGATCGATGATTACAACAGGCGCAGACGCGAAAACGCAGCCCTGTATAATACGTATATTTCGGACGCGGTGCTCAAACCGGTTGAAAAGCCGGGTATGACCCATGTGTATCACCAGTACACCTTACGGAGCGTCCAGAGGGACAGGATACAGCAGGCACTGCGTGAAAAGGAGATATCGTCGGTCGTCTATTACCCGATCCCCCTGCATCTGCAGGAGGCCCTGAGTTTCCTTGGCCATAAAGAGGGAGACTTCCCTGTTGCGGAAGATGCCGCGTCAAAAGTGTTTTCCCTTCCCATGTATCCGGAACTGGAAGAAAAAACGATCAAGGAGATCGCAGAGATCATCAACAATGTCTGA
- a CDS encoding Gfo/Idh/MocA family oxidoreductase → MSHRIGVIGVGYLGQHHARIFSELEHVALAGVADSDLVRAGEIAVRYGCASFGDWQELVENCDAVSIVTPTTTHHEIALACLKAGKDVFVEKPITGSLQDAREIIAAADAGGRILQVGHLERYNPAIVAASELIRNPRFIEAERLSPFLGRGTDVDVTLDLMIHDIDIVSGLVKSTVRSINAAGDRVLTGKIDAAKAWIEFENGCKALITASRLATEKARRLKVHQDDSFISVDYQSQEVRRYFKDATGIAFDVIRPESREPLKEELKDFVSCLQSRACPMVSGREGMQALEIVLKINEMI, encoded by the coding sequence GTGTCACATCGTATCGGCGTAATCGGCGTGGGCTATCTTGGGCAGCACCATGCCCGCATTTTTTCTGAACTGGAGCATGTTGCGCTTGCCGGTGTTGCTGACTCTGACCTCGTGCGTGCCGGCGAGATCGCTGTCAGGTATGGCTGCGCGTCATTTGGAGACTGGCAGGAGCTTGTCGAAAACTGCGATGCGGTCAGTATTGTGACTCCTACGACGACACATCATGAGATTGCGCTTGCCTGTCTGAAGGCAGGCAAGGATGTCTTTGTTGAAAAACCTATCACCGGGAGTCTTCAGGACGCCCGGGAGATCATAGCTGCAGCTGATGCCGGAGGCCGTATTCTTCAGGTCGGGCACCTTGAACGGTATAACCCTGCCATTGTCGCGGCGTCGGAGTTGATACGGAATCCCCGTTTCATCGAGGCGGAGCGGCTTTCGCCGTTTTTGGGAAGAGGGACGGATGTTGACGTGACCCTTGACCTCATGATTCACGATATTGATATCGTGAGCGGCCTTGTGAAGTCAACGGTCAGGAGCATCAATGCTGCGGGTGACCGGGTGCTTACCGGCAAGATCGATGCGGCAAAGGCATGGATCGAGTTTGAAAACGGCTGCAAGGCGCTTATTACGGCAAGCAGGCTTGCGACTGAAAAAGCGAGGCGTCTGAAAGTCCATCAGGACGATTCGTTTATTTCGGTCGATTACCAGTCCCAGGAAGTCAGGCGCTACTTCAAGGATGCCACCGGCATTGCCTTTGATGTCATCAGACCTGAGAGCCGGGAGCCTCTTAAGGAAGAGTTGAAGGATTTTGTCTCCTGCCTGCAGAGCAGGGCATGTCCGATGGTCTCCGGCAGAGAGGGTATGCAGGCACTTGAGATTGTGCTGAAGATAAACGAGATGATATAG
- the trpD gene encoding anthranilate phosphoribosyltransferase, whose translation MIKEAINLLVGGIDLSEPEMAECMQEIMEGKATDAQIGSFLTALRIKGETVEEITGAARIMRDKAAKIKAPEGVLDTCGTGGDMSHTFNISTTVAIVIAAGGVPVAKHGNKAVSSKSGSADLLEALGIRIDLAPDKVEKCLFETGFGFLFAPLFHPAMKYAIGPRREMGLRTIFNILGPLTNPAGARRQILGVFAAKLTETLATVLGNLGAEDAMVVHGEDGLDEITITDGTRVSRFTKGKVENLILSPEDFGLKRGKREDLVGGDNQENAKITLQILNGEKGSKRDIVMINAAAGFMVAGRASDMKTAVAMAQEAIDSGRALKKLEEIRKISNSQ comes from the coding sequence ATGATTAAAGAAGCTATCAATCTGCTCGTCGGGGGCATTGACCTCTCTGAACCCGAAATGGCCGAGTGCATGCAGGAGATCATGGAGGGGAAAGCCACTGATGCCCAGATAGGCTCATTCCTCACGGCGCTCAGGATCAAGGGGGAGACGGTTGAAGAGATCACCGGCGCAGCGCGCATCATGCGGGACAAGGCAGCAAAGATCAAGGCGCCGGAGGGTGTGCTTGATACCTGCGGCACAGGCGGGGACATGTCTCACACCTTCAATATTTCCACAACCGTGGCAATCGTCATAGCAGCAGGCGGCGTGCCTGTCGCCAAGCATGGCAATAAGGCGGTATCGAGCAAGTCAGGCAGTGCTGATCTGCTGGAGGCGCTCGGCATCAGGATCGATTTGGCTCCGGACAAGGTGGAAAAATGCCTTTTTGAAACAGGCTTCGGTTTCCTTTTTGCACCGCTCTTCCACCCGGCAATGAAATATGCGATCGGGCCGCGCCGGGAGATGGGCCTCCGGACGATCTTCAATATCCTGGGTCCCTTAACCAATCCTGCGGGTGCCAGGAGACAGATACTTGGCGTATTCGCCGCCAAACTTACCGAGACGCTTGCAACCGTACTCGGCAACCTCGGCGCGGAAGATGCGATGGTCGTACATGGTGAAGACGGGCTTGACGAGATCACGATCACGGACGGCACCCGGGTATCACGGTTCACCAAAGGCAAGGTGGAGAATCTTATCCTCTCGCCCGAGGACTTCGGTCTTAAACGCGGTAAAAGGGAAGACCTTGTCGGAGGAGACAATCAGGAAAATGCAAAAATCACCCTGCAGATACTGAACGGTGAAAAGGGATCAAAACGCGATATAGTGATGATCAATGCTGCTGCCGGCTTCATGGTTGCAGGCAGGGCATCTGATATGAAGACAGCGGTTGCAATGGCCCAGGAAGCGATTGACTCAGGCAGAGCCCTGAAAAAGCTTGAGGAGATCAGGAAGATTTCGAACAGTCAGTAG